One region of Quercus lobata isolate SW786 chromosome 2, ValleyOak3.0 Primary Assembly, whole genome shotgun sequence genomic DNA includes:
- the LOC115974979 gene encoding uncharacterized protein At2g34160-like: MEGITEAVNNLNIIDSSNKKNRIQVSNTKKPLFFYVNLAKRYMQQHNDVELSALGMAIATVVTIAEILKNNGLAVEKKIMTSTVDMREDAGGRPIQKAKIEILLVKSEKFDELMAAAQEEAALEYEEQN, encoded by the exons atggaggGAATCACGGAGGCAGTGAACAACCTCAACATCATCGATTCATCTAACAAGAAGAACCGCATCCAAGTCTCCAACACTAAAAAGCCCCTCTTCTTCTACGTCAATCTTGCCAAG AGGTACATGCAGCAGCACAATGATGTGGAACTCTCTGCTCTTGGAATGG CTATTGCTACGGTGGTTACCATTGCTGAGATCCTTAAAAACAATGGATTGGCAGTTGAGAAGA AGATCATGACTTCCACTGTTGACATGAGGGAGGATGCAGGAGGGCGACCCATTCAAAAAGCGAAG ATTGAAATATTGCTGGTGAAGTCAGAGAAGTTTGACGAGTTGATGGCTGCAGCTCAAGAGGAAGCAGCTTTAGAATATGAGGAGCAGAACTGA
- the LOC115974978 gene encoding cellulose synthase A catalytic subunit 1 [UDP-forming]-like, which yields MEANAGMVAGSHKRNELVRIRHDSDSGPKPLKNLNGQICQICGDSVGLTATGDVFVACNECAFPVCRPCYDYERKDGNQACPQCKTRYKRHKGSPRVDGDDDEDDVDDLDNEFNYTQGNSKARRQWQGEDAEHSSSSRHESQQPIPLLTNGQPMSGEIPCVTPDNQSVRTTSGPLGPSEKNVHSLPYIDPRQPVAVRIVDPSKDLNSYGLGNVDWKERVEGWKLKQDKNMMQMTSRYTEGKGDLERTGSNGEELQMADDARQPLSRVVPIASSHLTPYRVVIILRLIILGFFLQYRVTHPVNDAYPLWLTSIICEIWFALSWLLDQFPKWFPINRETYLDRLTLRYDREGEPSQLAPVDIFVSTVDPLKEPPLVTANTVLSILAVDYPVDKVSCYVSDDGSAMLTFESLSETAEFARKWVPFCKKHNIEPRAPEFYFCQKIDYLKDKIQPSFVKERRAMKREYEEFKIRINALVAKAQKTPEEGWTMQDGTPWPGNNPRDHPGMIQVFLGHSGGLDTDGNELPRLVYVSREKRPGFQHHKKAGAMNALIRVSAVLTNGAYLLNVDCDHYFNNSKALKEAMCFMMDPAYGKKTCYVQFPQRFDGIDLHDRYANRNIVFFDINLKGLDGIQGPVYVGTGCCFNRQALYGYDPVLTEEDLEPNIIVKSCCGSRKKGKNGNKKYIDKKRAVKRTESTIPIFNMEDIEEGVEGYDDERSLLMSQKSLEKRFGQSPVFIAATFMEQGGIPPSTNPATLLKEAIHVISCGYEDKTEWGKEIGWIYGSVTEDILTGFKMHARGWISIYCMPPRPAFKGSAPINLSDRLNQVLRWALGSIEILLSRHCPLWYGYNGRLKPLERLAYINTIVYPLTSIPLIAYCMLPAFCLLTNKFIIPEISNFASMWFILLFVSIAATGILELRWSGVSIDDWWRNEQFWVIGGTSAHLFAVFQGLLKVLAGIDTNFTVTSKASDEDGDFAELYVFKWTSLLIPPTTVLIINLVGIVAGVSYAINSGYQSWGPLFGKLFFAIWVIAHLYPFLKGLLGRQNRTPTIVIVWSILLASIFSLLWVRIDPFISSSARAAANGQCGINC from the exons ATGGAAGCTAATGCGGGAATGGTCGCTGGATCACACAAGAGGAACGAGCTGGTCCGGATTCGCCACGATTCCGATAGTGGG CCCAAGCCCTTAAAGAATTTGAATGGACAAATATGTCAGATCTGTGGGGATTCAGTTGGCCTTACAGCTACTGGTGACGTCTTTGTTGCTTGCAATGAATGTGCCTTCCCTGTTTGCCGGCCTTGTTATGACTATGAGCGGAAAGATGGGAACCAAGCTTGTCCCCAGTGCAAGACTAGATATAAGAGGCACAAAG GGAGTCCTCGAGTGGAtggagatgatgatgaggatgatgttGATGATCTAGATAATGAATTCAATTACACCCAAGGAAATAGCAAGGCAAGACGCCAGTGGCAGGGGGAAGATGCTGAACACTCTTCTTCCTCAAGACATGAATCTCAACAACCAATTCCCCTCCTCACCAATGGGCAGCCG ATGTCTGGTGAAATTCCATGTGTTACACCTGACAACCAATCTGTGCGAACAACATCAGGTCCTTTGGGCCCCTCAGAAAAGAATGTTCATTCGCTTCCTTATATTGACCCAAGACAGCCAG TTGCGGTGAGAATAGTGGACCCATCAAAGGACTTGAATTCTTATggccttggaaatgttgactGGAAGGAAAGGGTTGAAGGTTGGAAACTCAAACAGGATAAAAACATGATGCAGATGACCAGTAGATACACTGAAGGGAAGGGAGACCTGGAAAGAACTGGTTCCAATGGAGAAGAACTGCAAAT GGCTGATGATGCTCGGCAACCTTTGAGTCGCGTGGTGCCCATCGCTTCCTCGCACCTGACACCTTATCGTGTCGTCATCATATTGCGGCTTATTATTTTGGGCTTCTTCTTACAATACCGTGTTACTCACCCAGTGAATGACGCGTACCCGTTGTGGCTAACATCAATTATCTGTGAGATCTGGTTTGCTCTATCCTGGCTTCTGGATCAGTTCCCAAAATGGTTTCCAATTAACCGTGAGACCTATCTTGACAGGCTTACATTGAG ATATGATAGGGAAGGGGAACCATCGCAGCTGGCTCCTGTAGACATTTTTGTTAGTACAGTGGATCCCCTAAAAGAGCCTCCTCTTGTAACAGCAAACACCGTTTTGTCCATACTTGCTGTGGATTACCCTGTTGACAAGGTCTCTTGCTATGTATCAGATGATGGTTCAGCAATGTTGACCTTTGAATCCCTTTCTGAAACTGCGGAGTTTGCAAGGAAGTGGGTGCCCTTTTGCAAGAAGCACAACATTGAGCCTAGGGCCCCTGAGTTTTACTTTTGCCAGAAAATTGATTACTTGAAAGACAAAATACAACCTTCATTTGTGAAAGAACGCCGGGCGATGAAG AGAGAATATGAAGAATTCAAGATACGAATCAATGCCCTAGTGGCCAAAGCACAAAAGACACCAGAAGAAGGTTGGACAATGCAAGATGGCACTCCATGGCCTGGAAACAATCCTAGGGATCATCCAGGAATGATTCAG GTGTTCTTAGGCCACAGTGGCGGGCTTGATACTGATGGGAATGAGCTACCACGACTTGTTTATGTTTCTCGTGAAAAGCGACCTGGCTTCCAGCATCACAAGAAGGCTGGAGCAATGAATGCATTG ATCCGAGTTTCTGCTGTCCTAACCAATGGTGCATATCTCCTGAACGTTGACTGTGATCACTACTTTAATAACAGCAAAGCTCTTAAAGAAGCCATGTGTTTCATGATGGATCCTGCTTATGGAAAGAAGACATGTTATGTACAGTTCCCACAGCGTTTTGATGGCATTGACTTGCATGATCGATATGCTAACCGCAATATCGTCTTCTTCGAT ATCAACTTGAAAGGGCTGGATGGCATCCAGGGTCCTGTCTATGTGGGAACTGGTTGCTGTTTCAACAGGCAAGCTCTATACGGGTATGATCCAGTTTTAACCGAGGAAGATTTGGAACCAAACATTATTGTCAAGAGCTGTTGTGGTTctagaaagaagggaaagaatGGCAATAAGAAATACATTGACAAGAAGAGGGCAGTAAAAAGAACTGAATCCACTATTCCCATTTTCAATATGGAAGACATTGAGGAGGGTGTTGAAG GGTATGATGATGAGAGATCGCTTCTTATGTCTCAGAAGAGCTTAGAGAAGCGTTTTGGTCAGTCTCCAGTTTTTATTGCAGCCACCTTCATGGAACAAGGAGGCATTCCACCTTCAACCAACCCTGCGACCCTTTTAAAGGAAGCAATCCATGTTATCAGCTGTGGATATGAAGACAAGACTGAATGGGGAAAAGAG ATTGGATGGATCTATGGTTCTGTCACAGAAGATATTTTAACTGGGTTTAAGATGCATGCTCGTGGTTGGATCTCAATCTATTGCATGCCTCCCCGCCCGGCATTTAAGGGGTCTGCTCCAATCAATCTTTCTGATCGGTTGAACCAGGTTCTTCGATGGGCCTTGGGATCAATTGAGATTTTGCTGAGTAGGCATTGCCCCTTGTGGTATGGCTACAATGGGAGACTGAAGCCTTTGGAGAGACTGGCATACATAAATACTATTGTGTATCCCCTTACCTCAATCCCACTTATTGCGTACTGTATGCTTCCTGCCTTTTGCCTTCTCACTAACAAATTCATCATTCCTGAG ATAAGTAATTTTGCTAGCATGTGGTTTATTCTCCTCTTTGTCTCCATTGCTGCTACTGGAATTCTTGAGCTTAGGTGGAGTGGGGTCAGTATAGATGACTGGTGGAGGAATGAACAATTCTGGGTCATTGGTGGTACATCAGCTCATCTCTTTGCAGTCTTCCAAGGGCTCTTGAAGGTGCTTGCTGGGATTGACACTAACTTCACTGTCACTTCGAAGGCATCTGATGAAGATGGGGACTTTGCGGAGCTTTATGTGTTCAAATGGACATCACTTCTCATCCCTCCAACCACAGTCCTTATTATCAACTTGGTCGGTATTGTTGCTGGTGTTTCATATGCCATAAACAGTGGTTACCAGTCCTGGGGTCCTCTTTTCGGCAAGCTGTTCTTTGCCATATGGGTCATTGCCCATCTGTATCCATTCTTGAAGGGTTTGTTGGGTAGGCAAAATCGTACCCCAACAATTGTCATTGTCTGGTCTATACTTCTTGCTTCCATATTCTCCTTATTATGGGTGCGGATCGACCCCTTCATCTCTAGCTCAGCAAGGGCTGCCGCGAATGGTCAATGTGGCATTAACTGTTAG
- the LOC115974977 gene encoding adenine nucleotide transporter BT1, chloroplastic/mitochondrial: MGRKKGIQLFDDKRDGFFSVCDLGSPSPWNLQDGSTYFHPGGLFASVGQVGMGFGVSPNPSDSRDNGGVKVPHSDMYAKYMSSIEGFRIVKEEVVELEKNKKKGGLKLKVKVSNPSLRRLISGAIAGAISRTAVAPLETIRTHLMVGSSGHSTTEVFNDIIKTDGWQGLFRGNLVNVIRVAPSKAIELFAYDTVNKNLSPKPGEQPKLPIPASLVAGACAGVSSTICTYPLELLKTRLTIERGVYNGLFDAFLKIVREEGPAELYRGLTPSLIGVIPYAATNYYAYDTLRKAYRKIFKQEKIGNIETLLIGSAAGAISSSATFPLEVARKHMQVGALSGRQVYKNVLHALASILEQEGIQGLYRGLGPSCMKLVPAAGISFMCYEACKRILVEDNEEA, encoded by the exons ATGGGTAGGAAGAAAGGAATCCAACTGTTTGATGATAAACGAGATGGGTTTTTCTCTGTTTGTGATTTGGGTTCTCCAAGTCCATGGAATCTCCAAGATGGGTCTACTTATTTTCACCCAGGAGGCTTATTCGCCAGCGTTGGTCAGGTCGGAATGGGTTTCGGCGTTTCGCCGAATCCATCGGATTCCCGAGACAATGGCGGCGTGAAAGTGCCGCACAGTGATATGTACGCCAAGTACATGTCATCCATTGAAGGATTTCGGATTGTCAAGGAAGAGGTGGTGGAGCTtgagaagaataagaagaagggTGGCCTCAAATTGAAAGTTAAGGTGTCAAACCCTTCACTTAGGCGGTTGATAAGTGGCGCTATAGCTGGGGCAATATCGAGGACCGCCGTGGCGCCATTGGAGACTATAAGGACTCATTTGATGGTGGGGAGTAGTGGACATTCTACTACTGAGGTGTTCAATGATATTATAAAGACTGATGGGTGGCAGGGTTTGTTTAGGGGTAATTTGGTTAATGTCATTCGGGTTGCGCCTAGCAAGGCCATAGAG CTTTTTGCTTATGATACAGTCAACAAGAACTTGTCACCCAAACCTGGGGAACAGCCCAAACTGCCAATTCCTGCATCATTAGTTGCTGGAGCCTGTGCTGGAGTTAGCTCAACTATATGCACATATCCTCTTGAGTTACTCAAGACCCGACTGACCATAGAG AGGGGTGTTTACAATGGTCTATTTgatgcatttttaaaaatagtgaGAGAGGAGGGGCCTGCAGAACTGTACAGAGGCCTTACACCTAGTCTTATCGGGGTAATTCCATATGCTGCCACCAATTACTATGCCTATGACACACTAAGGAAAGCCTATCGTAAAATTTTCAAGCAAGAGAAGATTGGGAACATTGAAACCCTTTTAATTGGGTCAGCTGCTGGGGCTATTTCGAGTAGCGCAACTTTCCCACTTGAGGTGGCTCGCAAGCACATGCAGGTAGGGGCTCTCAGTGGAAGACAGGTATACAAGAATGTCCTCCATGCACTTGCAAGCATACTTGAGCAAGAAGGGATCCAAGGTTTGTATAGAGGGCTTGGTCCTAGCTGCATGAAACTGGTTCCTGCCGCTGGGATTTCTTTCATGTGCTACGAAGCATGCAAGAGGATACTGGTAGAGGATAACGAGGAAGCATAG